The proteins below come from a single Aegilops tauschii subsp. strangulata cultivar AL8/78 chromosome 6, Aet v6.0, whole genome shotgun sequence genomic window:
- the LOC109767349 gene encoding uncharacterized protein, which yields MDYERIEKPSFPTQGGGFSPKRLRAMLLGVERRRKDAGAGDDDGGEPELEEEYGAVPMASVRSDDDARRGGSMCEEYKDVDVVSTMSGSSSSLDTGSGHRSRDSHPMGSRFRVPEEDSCDAESVASNFEFHKERGASARSAPTAVVAPFSKPPPSKWDDAQKWIASPTTNRPGRAGGAFPRKMEKTGFGGGRLPATKVVLEAMEEIDTKRIDPSQEKREIGWQKAANWATPDPYSEVEPCSKSAPGAESTIIDSAVTLSCDSSTTLQSATACIPPPPTVRSVSMRDMGTEMTPIASQEPSRTGTPVRATSPDCSRPTTPRRTLGINAPGAVINRGECSNADLSEEELQMKTRREIMLLGTQLGKTSIAAWASKKEEEKDASLSLKTVSSDQSAQNATEVRAAAWEEAEKAKYLARFKREEIKIHAWEDHQKAKIEAEMRKIEVEVERMRARAQDKLMSKLASTRHTADEQRAAAELKRDRSAARTAEQAEHIRRTGRMPPSLGCWNWCS from the exons ATGGACTACGAGCGCATCGAGAAGCCGTCGTTCCCCACGCAG GGCGGGGGCTTCTCGCCGAAGCGGCTGCGCGCGATGCTGCTGGGCGTGGAGAGGCGCCGCAAGGACGCCGGCGCCGGGGACGACGACGGCGGGGAGCCGGAGCTGGAGGAGGAGTACGGCGCCGTGCCCATGGCCTCCGTCAGATCCGACGACGACGCGCGCA GAGGAGGTAGCATGTGCGAAGAGTACAAGGACGTGGACGTGGTGAGCACCATGTCGGGATCTTCGTCCTCACTGGACACCGGGAGCGGACACCGGTCGCGAGACTCCCACCCCATGGGCTCGAGGTTCAGGGTGCCCGAGGAGGACTCGTGCGATGCCGAGAGCGTGGCGTCCAACTTCGAGTTCCATAAGGAGCGAGGGGCCTCCGCTCGGTCTGCGCCCACGGCGGTGGTCGCACCGTTCTCCAAGCCCCCGCCGTCGAAGTGGGATGATGCCCAGAAATGGATCGCCAGCCCGACGACGAACCGTCCTGGTAGGGCCGGTGGAGCTTTCCCAAGGAAGATGGAGAAAACTGGCTTTGGTGGAGGAAGGCTGCCGGCGACGAAGGTTGtgctggaggccatggaggaaaTAGATACCAAGAGGATCGATCCGAGCCAAGAGAAGAGGGAGATTGGGTGGCAGAAAGCGGCGAACTGGGCCACGCCGGATCCCTATTCAGAAGTGGAGCCTTGCTCAAAGTCTGCACCTGGTGCAGAAAGTACCATAATTGATTCAGCTG TTACTTTGAGCTGTGATTCATCTACCACGCTTCAGAGTGCCACTGCATGCATACCTCCCCCACCAACAGTCCGGTCAGTATCGATGAGGGATATGGGTACTGAAATGACCCCAATTGCAAGCCAAGAACCATCCCGGACAGGAACGCCTGTGAGAGCAACAAGCCCGGATTGCTCTCGGCCAACTACTCCACGAAGGACATTGGGTATCAATGCACCTGGCGCTGTTATCAACCGCGGTGAATGTAGCAATGCAGATTTAAGCGAAGAGGAGTTGCAAATGAAGACCAGGAGAGAGATAATGCTTCTTGGCACCCAGCTAGGTAAAACCAGCATTGCGGCATGGGCAAGTAAGAAGGAAGAGGAAAAAGACGCATCACTTTCTCTCAAGACAGTGTCATCAGACCAATCTGCACAAAATGCAACCGAAGTCCGTGCAGCTGCCTGGGAGGAGGCAGAGAAGGCCAAATACTTAGCAAG GTTTAAACGAGAAGAGATCAAGATTCATGCATGGGAAGATCACCAGAAAGCCAAAATTGAAGCAGAAATGAGAAAAATTGAG GTCGAGGTGGAGAGGATGCGAGCCCGTGCGCAGGACAAGCTGATGAGCAAGCTCGCGTCCACGAGGCACACCGCGGACGAGCAGCGAGCTGCCGCCGAATTGAAGAGGGACCGCAGCGCCGCGAGGACGGCGGAGCAGGCAGAGCACATCAGGAGAACCGGGCGGATGCCGCCCTCGCTCGGCTGCTGGAACTGGTGCTCTTAG
- the LOC109767350 gene encoding DNA-directed RNA polymerase II subunit 4, with amino-acid sequence MSGMEEEENAAELKIGEEFLKAKCLMNCEVAIILEHKWEQLQHMSDGGADQVSQVFEKSQAYVKRFSRYKNPDAVRQVRETLSRYSLVEFELCTLGNLCPDTADEAKALVPSLVPGGRFDSDDRVDKMLNDLSLIKKFE; translated from the exons ATGTCcggcatggaggaggaggagaacgcCGCCGAGCTCAAGATCGGCGAAG AGTTCCTGAAGGCCAAGTGCCTGATGAACTGCGAGGTGGCGATAATCCTGGAGCACAAGTGGGAGCAGCTGCAGCACATGTCGGACGGCGGCGCCGACCAGGTCTCGCAGGTCTTCGAGAAGTCGCAGGCCTACGTCAAGCGCTTCAGCCGCTACAAGAACCCCGACGCGGTCCGCCAGGTCCGCGAGACGCTCTCCCGCTACAGCCTCGTCGAGTTCGAGCTCTGCACCCTCGGGAACCTCTGCCCCGACACCGCCGACGAGGCCAAGGCGCTCGTCCCCTCCCTCGTCCCCGGCGGCAGGTTCGACAGCGACGACCGGGTCGACAAGATGCTCAACGACCTCTCCCTCATCAAGAAGTTCGAGTAG
- the LOC141025731 gene encoding UPF0481 protein At3g47200-like yields MEEMADLCDNSSSSHGQSDNTMEAVEYREEEEEEEEDEEEDLSPLQRFFLSNQACINSDILLLENQLPWLVIEALMTATTVDVSMFITIMGNSMALKYLWTCPFDYDNMAPSDRPHLLGLLQLFKQGVLVKPRDPNTVFLSSVVVRAMELEGLGIKLEYSEIDKFNGMEISKGLLFDKLSLPSLKLDCTRASWLANMVAFEVCTASYSSQSTNDSSVCSYVAFLAMLMGREEDVHKLRSKGFIQGELSDKQILDFFNGLAQQISPGIRYFEILHDVEKCKYRRWTRIMVCKFVSDNAKAIAAVLSIIGVLVGIFKAPYSLKQH; encoded by the coding sequence ATGGAGGAGATGGCAGATTTGTGTGATAATTCTAGCTCTAGCCACGGCCAGAGTGACAACACCATGGAGGCTGTGGAGtatagagaagaagaagaagaagaagaagaagacgaagaagaagatctGTCACCACTGCAACGTTTCTTCCTCTCCAACCAAGCTTGCATCAATAGTGACATCCTGCTACTGGAAAACCAGCTCCCCTGGTTGGTCATCGAAGCTCTCATGACCGCTACGACAGTAGACGTGTCCATGTTCATTACAATTATGGGAAATTCAATGGCCCTCAAGTATTTGTGGACCTGTCCCTTTGACTACGACAACATGGCGCCATCAGATCGACCACATCTTCTTGGCCTCCTCCAACTTTTTAAACAAGGAGTTTTAGTCAAACCACGGGATCCAAATACAGTCTTCCTATCATCCGTAGTTGTTCGCGCCATGGAACTTGAAGGACTCGGCATCAAGCTAGAATACAGCGAAATTGATAAGTTCAATGGTATGGAAATCAGCAAAGGGCTCCTCTTTGACAAATTGTCCCTGCCGTCACTGAAACTGGACTGTACAAGGGCATCCTGGCTCGCCAACATGGTGGCTTTCGAGGTATGCACGGCCTCGTATTCGTCCCAGAGTACTAATGATTCTTCCGTTTGCTCGTACGTTGCCTTCCTCGCAATGCTCATGGGTCGGGAGGAGGATGTGCACAAGCTGCGGTCAAAGGGTTTCATACAGGGCGAACTATCTGATAAGCAAATTCTCGATTTCTTCAACGGACTTGCCCAACAGATATCCCCCGGTATCCGCTACTTTGAAATCCTGCACGATGTCGAAAAGTGCAAATATAGGAGATGGACACGGATTATGGTGTGCAAATTTGTTTCTGACAACGCTAAAGCCATCGCCGCTGTGCTCTCCATCATTGGTGTTCTTGTGGGGATCTTCAAGGCGCCCTATTCTCTCAAGCAGCACTAA
- the LOC109767359 gene encoding uncharacterized protein — translation MQGQDWCCYQTRPEGYMDQRIWMWHPLMAATAHSLFARSTVTNEDDTPNANEGATPNGSENQEAGPNGSALGTTVQDHSQVAGRDVIELEGTEPNADALTVVTVDANQVVQPNGSALDNSGQDGVQVSSTDVIVLEDTEPKCWHTDYH, via the exons ATGCAGGGTCAGGATTGGTGCTGCTACCAG ACAAGGCCGGAAGGTTACATGGATCAGCGCATCTGGATGTGGCACCCTTTGATGGCAGCAACCGCACATTCG CTGTTCGCTCGTTCAACAGTTACCAATGAAGATGATACACCGAATGCAAATGAAGGGGCCACGCCAAATGGCTCGGAGAATCAAGAAGCTGGACCCAACGGTAGTGCGCTGGGTACTACTGTTCAAGATCACAGCCAAGTTGCCGGCAGGGATGTGATAGAGTTAGAGGGTACAGAGCCAAATGCTGACGCGCTAACTGTCGTCACAGTAGATGCCAATCAAGTAGTTCAACCCAATGGGAGTGCGTTGGATAATAGCGGTCAAGATGGCGTTCAAGTTAGCAGCACAGATGTGATAGTGTTAGAAGATACCGAGCCAAAATGCTGGCACACTGACTATCATTGA